In Microbacterium sp. AB, a single genomic region encodes these proteins:
- a CDS encoding large exoprotein translates to MGGQVLGGGVIIAVAVLLWIVYLLPTWQSRMRYDAAERNAVRLNQALRVLAETSETPQEIRVELSAREARAQHRLVRQLRAEDDRLRAEQDRLEVERKRLEVQAEVERTREEATIEIERRRRELVLESERRRREIQAARLDPEALRVRQARSRRAVRLVATSLLVAGLALGGIGGWIAATGGTGWWLAGAAAVTFVGVQTLRRMADVQRRSRRRPSVQETAPVAETVPVRRAEPVLMNPEDRGWTPRSLPAPLTSVSGSRAAVVRAGLDAREALRAAAREEALRDQAERMAPEPVPISTARPAAPAGESAFARMGYVDDAEIEQHVRQLLARRATG, encoded by the coding sequence ATGGGCGGGCAGGTGCTGGGCGGAGGCGTGATCATCGCCGTCGCCGTGCTGCTCTGGATCGTCTACCTGCTGCCGACCTGGCAGAGCCGGATGCGCTACGACGCGGCGGAGCGCAACGCCGTGCGGCTGAACCAGGCGCTGCGCGTGCTCGCCGAGACGAGCGAGACGCCCCAGGAGATCCGCGTCGAGCTGAGTGCGCGCGAGGCCCGCGCGCAGCACAGGCTGGTGCGGCAGCTGCGCGCCGAGGACGACAGGCTCCGGGCGGAGCAGGACCGCCTCGAGGTCGAGCGCAAGAGGCTCGAGGTGCAGGCCGAGGTCGAGCGGACCCGAGAAGAGGCGACGATCGAGATCGAGCGCCGTCGCCGCGAGCTCGTGCTCGAGTCGGAGAGGCGCCGCCGCGAGATCCAGGCGGCTCGTCTCGACCCGGAGGCGCTGCGTGTGCGGCAGGCGAGAAGCCGGCGCGCCGTCCGGCTCGTCGCGACGTCTCTTCTCGTCGCAGGGCTGGCGCTCGGCGGGATCGGCGGCTGGATCGCCGCCACCGGCGGCACCGGATGGTGGCTCGCGGGAGCGGCGGCCGTGACCTTCGTCGGCGTGCAGACGCTGCGACGGATGGCCGACGTGCAGCGCCGTTCGCGCCGGCGCCCCTCCGTGCAGGAGACGGCACCCGTCGCCGAGACGGTCCCCGTCCGCCGTGCGGAGCCGGTGCTCATGAACCCCGAGGATCGAGGCTGGACGCCACGGTCGCTTCCCGCACCGCTCACATCCGTGTCGGGATCCCGCGCCGCGGTCGTGCGCGCGGGACTGGACGCGCGGGAGGCGCTGCGCGCCGCCGCACGCGAGGAGGCGCTGCGCGATCAGGCCGAGCGGATGGCGCCCGAGCCCGTCCCGATCTCGACCGCACGTCCCGCGGCTCCCGCGGGGGAGTCGGCGTTCGCCCGCATGGGCTACGTCGACGACGCCGAGATCGAGCAGCACGTGCGGCAGCTGCTGGCCCGTCGAGCCACCGGCTGA